A genomic segment from Actinoplanes sichuanensis encodes:
- a CDS encoding pectinesterase family protein, translating to MKRPLAAIVLGAALLTGPAAPAAANTDPSRTDRAIGFAADATGGAAGRTVRATTLAELRAWAIAPEPLTIQIAGRIRVDPFGDMITVGDDKTLIGLDGELIGGGLLLNGSRNVIIRDLTIRDSYLPGDFDGKSADNDNDGIRLDTADLVWIDHVRIERVGDGGIDIRKDSDRITLSWNVISDINKALGVGWTSNVVTRLTAHHNWIRNTVQRNWSIDNTAAAHLFNNYLSNVTQYGTMSRNNALVVVEDSVFEHVNDPLVTHGTNARLVQRRNLFTATAGRTDSAGPAFDPAAHYPYSPDPAAKIKDLIRRYAGPPTPSTRTPRTVTVALDGTGDYGSLLAALGATRDARGRVEIVMRPGHYREQVRIWPDQSEVTIRGEGEVLITYDMAAAATKFYGGPQGTAGAATLALLGDGTVLQNVTIQATGAPAVRAAGDRALLVDAHLNGDYEAVTGRGHLRTSTITGALGGPATTVVEATTITPQAP from the coding sequence ATGAAACGTCCCCTAGCCGCCATCGTCCTGGGAGCCGCCCTGCTCACCGGCCCGGCCGCACCCGCCGCCGCGAACACCGACCCGTCCCGCACCGACCGGGCGATCGGCTTCGCCGCCGACGCCACCGGTGGGGCCGCCGGGCGCACCGTCCGGGCCACCACCCTGGCCGAACTACGCGCCTGGGCGATCGCACCGGAACCACTCACCATCCAGATCGCCGGCCGCATCCGGGTGGACCCGTTCGGCGACATGATCACGGTGGGCGACGACAAAACTCTCATCGGGCTCGATGGTGAGCTGATCGGTGGCGGGCTTCTCCTGAACGGATCACGCAACGTCATCATCCGCGATCTGACGATCCGCGACTCGTACCTCCCCGGCGACTTCGACGGCAAGAGCGCCGACAACGACAACGACGGCATCCGCCTGGACACCGCCGATCTGGTCTGGATCGACCACGTCCGGATCGAACGGGTCGGTGACGGCGGCATCGACATCCGCAAGGACAGCGACCGGATCACCCTCTCCTGGAACGTGATCAGCGACATCAACAAGGCCCTCGGTGTCGGCTGGACCAGTAACGTCGTCACCCGCCTGACCGCGCACCACAACTGGATCCGCAACACCGTGCAACGCAACTGGAGCATCGACAACACGGCCGCCGCCCACCTGTTCAACAACTATCTGAGCAACGTCACCCAGTACGGCACGATGAGCCGCAACAACGCCCTCGTGGTGGTCGAGGACAGCGTGTTCGAGCACGTCAACGACCCGCTGGTGACGCACGGCACGAACGCCCGGCTGGTGCAGCGCCGCAACCTGTTCACCGCGACGGCCGGGCGCACCGACAGCGCCGGACCGGCCTTCGACCCGGCGGCCCACTACCCCTACTCCCCCGATCCGGCGGCCAAGATCAAAGACCTGATCCGTCGGTACGCCGGACCGCCCACCCCCTCGACCCGGACACCACGCACGGTGACCGTGGCCCTGGACGGCACCGGTGACTACGGCTCCCTGCTGGCCGCCCTGGGCGCCACCCGGGACGCCCGGGGACGGGTCGAGATCGTGATGCGACCCGGCCACTACCGGGAGCAGGTCCGCATCTGGCCGGACCAGTCCGAGGTCACCATCCGGGGCGAGGGCGAGGTGCTGATCACCTACGACATGGCCGCCGCCGCGACGAAGTTCTACGGCGGCCCGCAGGGCACCGCGGGCGCGGCCACCCTGGCGCTGCTGGGCGACGGCACGGTCCTGCAGAACGTGACGATCCAGGCGACCGGCGCACCGGCGGTACGGGCGGCGGGCGACCGGGCCTTACTGGTCGACGCCCACCTGAACGGCGACTACGAGGCCGTCACCGGTCGGGGCCATCTGCGGACGAGCACGATCACCGGCGCCCTCGGCGGCCCCGCGACCACGGTCGTCGAAGCGACCACGATCACACCGCAGGCGCCGTGA
- a CDS encoding DUF6807 domain-containing protein, whose amino-acid sequence MPTVKAHDLSCAGRVVARYVWEPHLPATVSPRPYLHPVTTLGGTTVTGFMPADHLHHLGASIAVPVLNEANFWGGRTYVAGHGSIHLDNHGRQRHVRWLHRSGDRLHQELDWLDRDGRALAHESRGLSAHRIDGSAWLLRVEFTLTSATGSALILDSPAARGRDGAGYGGFFWRAPDGDHRISASTGSGIDAVHGRSARWLSVEGSGWTLVFLTDAVSSDPWFVRCDDYAGVCSAVAWDRLVVPVGGSLTRRLSVLIADGPATDEARTAAEEAHR is encoded by the coding sequence ATGCCGACCGTGAAGGCACACGATCTGTCCTGCGCCGGGCGGGTGGTGGCCCGGTACGTGTGGGAGCCACACCTGCCCGCCACCGTCTCGCCCCGCCCCTACCTGCACCCGGTGACCACCCTCGGCGGAACCACGGTCACCGGCTTCATGCCCGCCGACCACCTGCACCATCTCGGCGCGAGCATCGCGGTTCCGGTGCTGAACGAGGCCAACTTCTGGGGCGGGCGCACCTATGTGGCCGGGCACGGCTCGATCCACCTCGACAACCACGGACGGCAGCGGCACGTCCGCTGGCTGCACCGCTCCGGCGACCGGCTGCACCAGGAACTCGACTGGCTCGACCGGGACGGCCGGGCCCTCGCCCACGAGTCACGCGGCCTGTCCGCCCACCGCATCGACGGTTCCGCCTGGCTGTTGCGGGTCGAGTTCACCCTGACCAGCGCCACCGGCAGCGCGCTCATCCTGGACAGTCCGGCGGCGCGCGGCCGGGACGGAGCCGGATACGGTGGATTCTTCTGGCGGGCGCCGGACGGCGATCACCGGATCAGCGCCTCGACCGGCTCCGGCATCGACGCCGTCCACGGGCGGTCGGCCCGGTGGTTGTCGGTCGAGGGCAGCGGTTGGACTCTGGTCTTCCTCACCGACGCGGTCTCGTCCGACCCGTGGTTCGTCCGCTGCGACGACTACGCCGGAGTCTGCTCGGCGGTCGCCTGGGACCGCCTCGTCGTTCCGGTGGGCGGGTCGCTGACCAGGCGGTTGTCGGTGCTGATCGCGGACGGCCCGGCCACCGACGAGGCCCGCACCGCAGCCGAGGAGGCGCACCGATGA
- a CDS encoding carbohydrate ABC transporter permease: protein MIKKRQDWAGYVFLLPWFGGLVFMVVPFFASLYLAFTDYDLLTPPRWAGLANFEEMLGDVKLHQSLKVTFVYTLVSVPVSLAVALAVAIVLDRGVRGLAIYRSIYYLPSLLGGSVAIVMLWRYLFGYDGIVNGFLSWFGITGPAWTTDPDHALTTLILLHVWTFGAPMVIFLAGLRQIPAMYYEAASMDGASRWRQFRSITLPLLSPIIFFNLIQALIASFQTFTQGYVISNGSGGPADSTLFYNLYLYQKGFAEFDMGYASSMAWLLLIIIAGFTAINFLAARYWVFYDN from the coding sequence ATGATCAAAAAACGTCAGGACTGGGCAGGGTACGTCTTCCTGCTGCCCTGGTTCGGCGGCCTGGTCTTCATGGTCGTCCCGTTCTTCGCGTCCCTGTACCTGGCGTTCACCGACTACGACCTGCTCACCCCGCCACGCTGGGCCGGGCTGGCGAACTTCGAGGAGATGCTCGGCGACGTCAAACTCCACCAGTCGCTGAAGGTCACCTTCGTCTACACACTCGTGTCGGTCCCGGTGTCCCTCGCGGTCGCGCTGGCGGTCGCGATCGTCCTCGACCGCGGGGTCCGGGGCCTGGCGATCTACCGCAGCATCTACTACCTGCCGTCGCTGCTCGGCGGCAGCGTCGCGATCGTCATGCTCTGGCGCTACCTGTTCGGCTACGACGGCATCGTCAACGGATTCCTGTCCTGGTTCGGCATCACCGGCCCGGCCTGGACCACCGACCCCGACCACGCGCTGACCACACTGATCCTGCTGCACGTGTGGACCTTCGGCGCCCCGATGGTGATCTTCCTGGCCGGGCTGCGGCAGATCCCCGCCATGTACTACGAGGCCGCCTCGATGGACGGCGCCTCCCGGTGGCGCCAGTTCCGCTCGATCACGCTGCCGCTGCTCAGCCCGATCATCTTCTTCAACCTGATCCAGGCATTGATCGCGTCATTTCAAACCTTCACGCAGGGGTACGTGATCAGCAACGGCAGTGGCGGACCGGCGGACTCCACCCTGTTCTACAACCTGTACCTGTACCAGAAGGGGTTCGCCGAGTTCGACATGGGCTACGCCTCGTCGATGGCGTGGCTCCTGCTGATCATCATCGCGGGGTTCACCGCGATCAACTTCCTCGCGGCCCGCTACTGGGTCTTCTACGACAACTGA
- a CDS encoding DUF6807 domain-containing protein, with product MTGDAVEVLRLGDRTVAEYTWRPDLPASLAPRPYLHPVRTLGGTTVTELMPASHRHHLGVSVAVAEVDGANFWGGRTFLPGHGPAWLDNQGSQEHMRWLRRRPDQLMHTLRWKDIDGSTLFYERRTLSWRPAGPDAWALDFTFSLINMADRELPIRSPAAHGRTGAGYGGFFWRAPSGECRVAASTDGDSVHGQRARWLSVAGDGWTLVFLGADEATRGDRWFVRTRDYVGVGSSLAWDDPLVLVPHAGLKRRIVTVIADGELPPGRAAAYADEFTA from the coding sequence GTGACCGGTGACGCTGTTGAGGTTCTGCGTCTCGGCGACCGGACCGTCGCCGAGTACACGTGGCGTCCCGACCTGCCGGCCTCGCTGGCGCCTCGCCCGTACCTGCATCCGGTCCGGACCCTGGGCGGGACGACGGTGACCGAGCTGATGCCCGCCTCGCACCGCCACCACCTCGGCGTGAGCGTCGCCGTCGCCGAGGTGGACGGCGCGAACTTCTGGGGCGGCCGGACGTTCCTGCCCGGCCACGGCCCGGCCTGGCTGGACAATCAGGGCAGTCAGGAGCACATGCGCTGGCTGCGCCGCCGCCCGGACCAGCTCATGCACACGCTGCGGTGGAAGGACATAGACGGCTCCACGCTGTTCTATGAGCGGCGCACCCTGTCGTGGCGGCCCGCCGGGCCGGACGCGTGGGCTCTCGACTTCACGTTTTCGCTGATCAACATGGCGGACCGGGAGTTGCCGATCCGCAGTCCGGCCGCTCACGGGCGTACCGGTGCGGGTTACGGCGGATTCTTCTGGCGGGCGCCGTCCGGCGAGTGCCGGGTGGCCGCCTCCACCGACGGCGACTCGGTGCACGGGCAGAGGGCCCGCTGGCTCTCGGTCGCCGGAGACGGGTGGACGCTGGTGTTCCTCGGCGCCGACGAGGCGACCCGCGGTGACCGGTGGTTCGTGCGGACCCGCGACTACGTCGGCGTGGGCTCGTCCCTGGCCTGGGACGACCCGCTGGTGCTGGTCCCGCATGCGGGGCTGAAACGGCGGATCGTCACCGTGATCGCCGACGGGGAGCTCCCGCCGGGCCGGGCCGCCGCCTACGCCGACGAATTCACCGCATGA
- a CDS encoding carbohydrate ABC transporter permease, giving the protein MSLTLTRVPASAPPSVESPPRRGRPRFLRHVLLSGVGIVMMYPLLWMISSSVKPSDSVFTDEGLWPAVFDFGNYARGWTALSEPFEIYLVNSLVIVTLSIIGNLLSCSLAAYAFARLRFTGRKLFFAMMLGTMMLPGHVLVVPQYVMFDRLGWLNTYYPLLVPHFLATNGFYIFLMVQFMRSLPQELDDAARIDGCGPFRTFWKIVMPLCLPAFATTAIFTFISVWNEFFSPLLYLTDPQLYTVPLAVRQFMDSEGQSQWGEMFAMSFVSLAPVIGFFIAGQKYLVRGIATTGLR; this is encoded by the coding sequence ATGTCGCTCACCCTGACCCGCGTTCCCGCCTCGGCCCCGCCTTCGGTCGAGTCACCGCCGCGCCGCGGACGTCCCCGCTTCCTGCGGCACGTGCTGCTCAGCGGCGTCGGCATCGTGATGATGTACCCGCTGCTGTGGATGATCTCCAGCTCGGTGAAACCCAGCGACAGCGTCTTCACCGACGAGGGCCTGTGGCCTGCCGTGTTCGACTTCGGCAACTACGCCCGCGGCTGGACGGCGCTGAGCGAGCCGTTCGAGATCTACCTGGTGAACTCGCTGGTCATCGTCACGCTCAGCATCATCGGGAACCTGCTGTCCTGCTCGCTGGCCGCCTACGCGTTCGCCCGGCTGCGGTTCACCGGCCGCAAACTGTTCTTCGCGATGATGCTCGGCACGATGATGCTGCCCGGTCACGTCCTGGTCGTTCCGCAGTACGTCATGTTCGACCGGCTGGGCTGGCTCAACACGTACTACCCGCTGCTGGTGCCGCACTTCCTGGCCACCAACGGCTTCTACATCTTCCTGATGGTCCAGTTCATGCGCTCCCTGCCGCAGGAACTCGACGACGCGGCCCGGATCGACGGTTGCGGCCCGTTCCGAACCTTCTGGAAGATCGTCATGCCACTGTGCCTGCCGGCTTTCGCCACGACCGCGATCTTCACGTTCATCTCGGTCTGGAACGAGTTCTTCAGCCCGCTGCTCTACCTCACCGATCCGCAGCTCTACACGGTCCCGCTGGCGGTCCGCCAGTTCATGGATTCGGAGGGCCAGAGCCAGTGGGGCGAGATGTTCGCGATGTCGTTCGTCTCGCTGGCCCCGGTCATCGGCTTCTTCATTGCCGGCCAGAAGTACCTGGTCCGCGGCATCGCAACGACCGGATTGAGGTGA
- a CDS encoding nitronate monooxygenase: MGVGVSDWRLASAVARTGQIGVVSGVALDVLLARRLQLGDVGGHVRRALAAFPAPEVAQDILDRYFVPGGIAPGKTLRPVPQQGLRPRRHTQQLTVVADFVEVFLAKEGHDGPVGINYLEKIQLATPASVYGAMLAGVDYVLMGAGLPTEIPRLLDALAEHRPVRLPVAVHGAEPGEQHHVALHPRDLLGVDLPPLRRPRLLAIVSSSTLAGYLARDETTRPEGFVLETSVAGGHSARPRGKLTLDGDGAPVYGPRDAPDLPKLAALGLPFWLAGGQASPDRLAAARAAGAAGIQVGTAFALSRDSGLDDDIRQRLLRQAAEGTLVVRNDVRASPTGFPFKMVSMAGTTADEQVYAVRPRLCDLGYLRTPYRRPQGGVGFRCPAEPVDEYVRKGGSAEETEGSRCLCNGLVATVGLPQRRAGGYAEPPLVTLGQDLGFLPHLPDGFTAVDVVEYLLSAESGPASRSDHAVPGPPS, encoded by the coding sequence ATGGGAGTCGGCGTCTCAGATTGGCGGCTGGCGAGCGCGGTCGCCCGTACCGGTCAGATCGGGGTCGTCTCCGGGGTCGCCCTCGACGTCCTGCTCGCCCGGCGGCTGCAACTGGGCGACGTGGGCGGGCATGTCCGGCGGGCGCTCGCGGCGTTCCCGGCGCCGGAGGTGGCACAGGACATCCTGGACCGGTATTTCGTGCCGGGCGGGATCGCGCCCGGCAAGACGCTGCGGCCGGTGCCCCAGCAGGGGCTGCGTCCACGCCGGCACACCCAGCAGCTGACCGTCGTCGCCGACTTCGTCGAGGTGTTCCTGGCCAAGGAGGGCCACGACGGGCCGGTCGGGATCAACTATCTGGAGAAGATCCAACTCGCCACACCGGCCTCGGTGTACGGGGCGATGCTCGCCGGGGTCGACTACGTGCTGATGGGAGCGGGGTTGCCGACCGAGATCCCGCGGCTGCTCGACGCGCTCGCCGAACATCGGCCGGTCCGGCTGCCGGTCGCCGTCCACGGCGCCGAGCCGGGGGAGCAGCACCACGTCGCCCTCCACCCGCGGGACCTGCTCGGCGTGGACCTTCCGCCGCTGCGGCGGCCCCGCCTGCTGGCGATCGTGTCGTCCTCCACCCTCGCCGGCTACCTGGCCCGCGACGAGACGACCCGGCCGGAGGGATTCGTGCTGGAGACCTCGGTGGCCGGTGGACACAGCGCCCGGCCGCGCGGGAAGCTGACCCTCGACGGTGACGGTGCGCCCGTATACGGGCCTCGCGACGCTCCTGACCTGCCGAAACTCGCGGCCCTCGGGCTGCCTTTCTGGCTCGCCGGTGGGCAGGCGAGCCCGGACCGGCTCGCTGCCGCCCGAGCCGCCGGAGCCGCCGGGATCCAGGTGGGTACGGCGTTCGCGCTGAGCCGGGACTCCGGACTCGACGACGACATCCGGCAGCGACTGCTGCGGCAGGCCGCCGAGGGGACGCTCGTCGTCCGTAACGATGTGCGGGCCTCGCCGACCGGGTTTCCGTTCAAGATGGTGTCGATGGCCGGGACGACCGCCGACGAGCAGGTGTACGCCGTCCGCCCGCGCCTGTGTGACCTCGGGTATCTGCGCACCCCGTACCGCCGCCCGCAAGGGGGTGTGGGTTTTCGCTGTCCGGCCGAACCCGTCGACGAATACGTCCGCAAGGGCGGCTCCGCCGAGGAGACCGAGGGCAGTCGATGCCTGTGCAACGGGCTGGTCGCCACGGTCGGGCTGCCGCAGCGGCGGGCCGGTGGCTACGCGGAACCACCGCTCGTCACGCTCGGCCAGGATCTCGGGTTCCTGCCGCATCTGCCGGACGGGTTCACCGCCGTCGACGTCGTCGAGTACCTGCTCAGCGCGGAATCCGGGCCAGCCAGCCGTTCGGATCATGCCGTACCCGGTCCACCGAGCTGA
- a CDS encoding ROK family transcriptional regulator, with the protein MTRPVHRVAPSSDGPIRQDGLRAHNLVLTFRQIAAARDTPISRSELAVATGLTRPTITRIVDELLAAELIVEAGPSRSGSSGRPRVGLSLARTGPAGLGLDIRADTLSACVVDLTGTVRHLEFTRRAATREGETQQAAGAGREAGARPGEGPQAVLAGLAEMAHRAIRAAAAENLTVVGATLAVPGPVQDEAVVRLAPTLGWRNVAAGAALTDALGLPAYVGNDARLAALAEWYAAGQELRDFICVSGEFDIGAGLVLDGRQLDGWAGELGHLMVRSDGPPCVCGATGCLQGYAGLAAILGGAVPRETGVSPAVAVDALVSAGDPRILKALDEAATALGVAIAGLVNLVRVDTVLLGGGYSLLASWLIDGIDRELRGRVLSTAWSPVEVRPAPLGPDAAVIGAALSSVDRVRHDPNGWLARIPR; encoded by the coding sequence ATGACCCGGCCGGTGCATCGGGTGGCGCCCAGCTCGGACGGCCCGATCCGGCAGGACGGTCTGCGCGCCCACAATCTGGTGCTGACGTTCCGGCAGATCGCCGCCGCCCGGGACACGCCGATCTCGCGCAGTGAACTGGCCGTCGCCACCGGTCTGACCAGGCCGACGATCACCCGGATCGTCGACGAGCTGCTGGCCGCCGAGTTGATCGTGGAGGCCGGGCCGTCGCGTTCCGGCAGTTCCGGGCGCCCTCGGGTGGGTCTCTCCCTGGCCCGTACCGGTCCGGCCGGACTCGGTCTGGACATCCGGGCCGACACCCTGTCGGCATGCGTGGTCGATCTGACCGGCACGGTCCGCCACCTGGAGTTCACCCGGCGCGCCGCCACCCGAGAGGGCGAGACGCAGCAAGCGGCGGGCGCGGGGCGGGAGGCCGGCGCGCGACCGGGCGAAGGGCCACAGGCCGTCCTGGCCGGCCTGGCCGAGATGGCCCACCGGGCGATCCGGGCCGCCGCGGCGGAGAACCTGACCGTCGTCGGCGCGACGCTGGCCGTGCCCGGCCCGGTGCAGGACGAGGCCGTGGTCCGGCTCGCCCCCACCCTCGGCTGGCGGAACGTGGCCGCCGGTGCCGCCCTGACCGACGCGCTGGGCCTGCCCGCGTATGTCGGCAACGACGCTCGGCTGGCCGCCCTCGCCGAGTGGTATGCGGCGGGCCAGGAGCTGCGCGACTTCATCTGTGTCAGCGGCGAGTTCGACATCGGCGCCGGCCTGGTCCTGGACGGCCGGCAACTCGACGGCTGGGCCGGCGAACTGGGTCACCTGATGGTCCGCTCCGACGGCCCGCCCTGCGTGTGCGGCGCCACCGGCTGTCTGCAGGGATACGCCGGCCTGGCCGCGATCCTGGGCGGCGCCGTACCGCGGGAGACCGGGGTGAGCCCGGCCGTCGCCGTCGACGCGTTGGTCTCAGCGGGCGACCCCCGCATCCTGAAGGCTCTGGACGAGGCCGCAACCGCCCTCGGCGTGGCGATCGCCGGCCTGGTCAACCTGGTCCGGGTGGACACCGTGCTGCTCGGCGGCGGCTATTCGCTGCTGGCGTCGTGGCTGATCGACGGCATCGACCGGGAGCTGCGCGGCCGGGTCCTCAGCACGGCGTGGTCCCCGGTGGAGGTCCGTCCGGCGCCGCTGGGCCCGGACGCCGCGGTGATCGGCGCCGCGCTCAGCTCGGTGGACCGGGTACGGCATGATCCGAACGGCTGGCTGGCCCGGATTCCGCGCTGA
- a CDS encoding ABC transporter substrate-binding protein — protein MNSRLDRRRLLTLAGMAGLAATLPACGRGFGGNGNGGDGKVELNMVWWGDAQRAEQTGAALELFQSANPGIRVRTEYQDSSPYKDKLAARFAAGDPPDLMAMRFDSLREYADRGTLLDLAKHPELDQSGLTEPARALGQVGSATFGVPSGLNTIGFVVDKTLTDQYGVDIPDGDTWGWPDLATFAQKVSKASGNKVYGTNFEPWTVANLLVFARQRGEDFFTADGRLGATEATLTAWYQLVEDLRKAGAIPPAGFIDQNNGASAAQSYLAKKSIASQIIPTNNLISYNKACGGNLALLRMPGETQGARRGQSVDTPALWSIAAASKHPAETVKLLNFLTNDTEAAKVAGATRGVPASSRVAETIAPGLEPDNKRSSDFLGALQKEKLPASYPYPVGASKLTNILKTISTEVEFGRTTPADAGKQFITEARKAIAP, from the coding sequence GTGAACTCACGTCTCGACCGGCGCCGGCTGCTCACCCTCGCCGGCATGGCCGGGCTCGCCGCGACCCTGCCCGCCTGCGGCCGCGGCTTCGGCGGCAACGGCAACGGCGGCGACGGCAAGGTCGAACTCAACATGGTCTGGTGGGGCGACGCCCAGCGCGCCGAGCAGACCGGCGCGGCACTCGAGTTGTTCCAGTCGGCCAACCCGGGCATCCGCGTCCGCACCGAATATCAGGACAGCAGCCCGTACAAGGACAAACTCGCCGCCCGTTTCGCGGCCGGCGACCCGCCGGACCTGATGGCGATGCGCTTCGACAGCCTGCGCGAGTACGCCGACCGAGGCACCCTGCTCGACCTGGCCAAGCATCCCGAACTCGACCAGTCCGGCCTCACCGAACCGGCCCGCGCCCTCGGCCAGGTCGGCAGCGCGACCTTCGGCGTGCCGTCCGGCCTCAACACCATCGGGTTCGTCGTCGACAAGACCCTCACCGACCAGTACGGCGTGGACATCCCCGACGGCGACACCTGGGGCTGGCCGGACCTCGCCACGTTCGCCCAGAAGGTCTCCAAGGCCAGCGGCAACAAGGTGTACGGCACCAACTTCGAACCGTGGACGGTCGCCAACCTGCTGGTCTTCGCCCGCCAGCGCGGCGAGGACTTCTTCACCGCCGACGGCAGGCTCGGCGCCACCGAGGCCACCCTGACCGCCTGGTACCAGCTCGTCGAAGACCTGCGTAAGGCCGGCGCCATCCCGCCCGCCGGGTTCATCGACCAGAACAACGGCGCCTCGGCCGCCCAGTCCTACCTGGCCAAGAAGTCGATCGCCTCGCAGATCATCCCCACCAACAACCTGATCAGCTACAACAAGGCGTGCGGCGGCAACCTGGCGCTGCTGCGGATGCCCGGCGAGACCCAGGGTGCCCGCCGCGGGCAGTCCGTCGACACACCGGCCCTGTGGTCGATCGCCGCCGCCTCCAAACACCCGGCGGAAACGGTCAAGCTGCTCAACTTCCTGACCAACGACACCGAGGCCGCCAAGGTCGCCGGTGCCACCCGGGGCGTGCCCGCGAGCAGCAGGGTCGCCGAGACGATCGCCCCCGGACTGGAGCCCGACAACAAACGCTCCAGCGACTTCCTGGGCGCACTCCAGAAGGAGAAACTCCCCGCCTCGTACCCGTACCCGGTCGGCGCCAGCAAACTCACCAACATCCTCAAGACGATCAGCACCGAGGTCGAATTCGGCCGGACCACCCCGGCGGACGCCGGGAAACAGTTCATCACCGAGGCCCGCAAGGCCATCGCCCCATGA
- a CDS encoding glycoside hydrolase family 43 protein, whose product MTGRYRNPILHADWSDPDVVRVGDDYFMIASSFHRVPGLPILHSTDLVDWRLIGHALDRLVPADAYRTPRPGCGVWAPALRHHDGRFWICYPDPDYGIYVTTSEDPAGPWSPPRLALPGRGLIDPCPLWDDDGDAYLIHAWAKSRCGFNNRLTAHRMTPDLERSLGPGTVVVDGDAIPGCRTLEGPKWYRRNGWYWIFAPAGGVTNGWQYAMRSRHILGPYQPKVVLEQGTTKINGPHQGAWVETPAGDSWFLHFQDLHAYGRVVHLQPMRWLDSGWPVIGHHGEPVREHPRPALPPTTTTVPAGAAGTSSTPAEAAEERGAPAEAVGTTSVFTVVSEWTWPADPGPGRKAAGEFRPADGVRLSCEPGDDLRNFPAVLGRRLPGPRFRVETTIRLDGRPEAGPGRTPEAGLDRGTGADGGRHPGGPGARAGLVVLGHTYSWIGLEQQPGGPRLIRRTAEAGGEAEQDVTRPEPVNGEVRLAVTVTDGAVAHFAADTGTGWTEIGPPFPATPGGWVGATLGLFAIGQSGHADFGPVQITTIDPDEEGLTETDLEDR is encoded by the coding sequence ATGACCGGGCGGTACCGCAACCCGATCCTGCATGCCGACTGGTCCGATCCGGACGTCGTCCGGGTCGGAGACGACTACTTCATGATCGCTTCGAGCTTCCACCGGGTCCCGGGGTTGCCGATCCTGCACTCCACCGATCTGGTCGACTGGCGGTTGATCGGGCACGCCCTGGATCGTCTCGTGCCCGCCGACGCCTACCGCACTCCACGGCCCGGGTGCGGCGTGTGGGCGCCCGCACTGCGTCACCACGACGGCCGGTTCTGGATCTGCTATCCCGACCCGGACTACGGCATCTACGTCACGACCAGCGAGGACCCGGCCGGCCCGTGGAGTCCGCCGCGGCTCGCCCTGCCCGGGCGCGGCCTTATCGACCCGTGTCCGCTGTGGGACGACGACGGCGACGCCTACCTGATCCACGCCTGGGCGAAGAGCCGTTGCGGTTTCAACAACCGGCTCACCGCACACCGGATGACCCCTGATCTGGAACGGTCACTCGGCCCCGGAACAGTCGTCGTCGACGGCGACGCGATCCCCGGCTGCCGCACCCTCGAGGGCCCCAAGTGGTACCGCCGCAACGGCTGGTACTGGATCTTCGCCCCGGCCGGCGGCGTCACCAACGGCTGGCAGTACGCGATGCGCTCCCGCCACATCCTCGGCCCCTACCAGCCGAAAGTCGTCCTTGAACAGGGCACTACCAAGATCAACGGCCCGCACCAGGGCGCGTGGGTGGAGACGCCCGCCGGCGACTCCTGGTTCCTGCACTTCCAGGACCTTCATGCGTACGGTCGTGTCGTCCACTTGCAGCCCATGAGGTGGTTGGACAGCGGCTGGCCTGTGATCGGTCACCACGGCGAGCCCGTCCGGGAGCACCCCAGGCCCGCCCTCCCGCCGACGACGACAACCGTTCCCGCCGGGGCCGCGGGAACGTCGAGCACTCCCGCCGAGGCCGCAGAAGAAAGGGGCGCTCCCGCCGAAGCCGTGGGAACGACAAGCGTTTTCACTGTGGTGTCCGAATGGACCTGGCCGGCCGATCCCGGGCCCGGTCGCAAGGCTGCGGGCGAGTTCCGCCCGGCCGACGGCGTCCGGCTCTCCTGTGAACCCGGGGACGACCTGCGGAACTTTCCAGCCGTGCTGGGGCGGCGGTTACCCGGACCGCGGTTCCGCGTCGAGACCACGATCCGGCTCGATGGCCGCCCGGAAGCAGGGCCCGGTCGCACCCCGGAGGCGGGCCTTGATCGCGGCACAGGGGCGGACGGTGGACGGCATCCGGGTGGACCCGGGGCGCGGGCCGGGTTGGTGGTGCTGGGTCACACGTACAGCTGGATCGGTCTCGAACAGCAGCCCGGCGGACCGCGACTGATCCGCCGAACCGCCGAAGCCGGAGGCGAGGCCGAACAGGACGTCACCCGACCGGAACCGGTCAACGGGGAGGTCCGCCTCGCCGTGACCGTCACCGACGGCGCCGTCGCGCACTTCGCCGCCGACACCGGAACCGGCTGGACCGAGATCGGCCCGCCGTTCCCCGCGACGCCGGGCGGCTGGGTCGGCGCCACCCTCGGCCTGTTCGCCATCGGACAGTCCGGACACGCCGACTTCGGCCCCGTCCAGATCACGACGATCGACCCCGACGAAGAAGGCCTGACCGAAACCGATCTGGAGGACCGATGA